The Acinetobacter sp. GSS19 genome includes a region encoding these proteins:
- a CDS encoding phosphomannomutase CpsG: MTTLTCFKAYDIRGKLGTELNEEIAYKIGRAYGQIYQPKTVVIGCDIRLSSEALKQATIKGLNDAGVDVLDLGMTGTEEVYFGAFHLDVQGGIEVTASHNPMDYNGMKLVRENARPISADTGLKEIQALAESGEFVEVRQKGSCKPYNILPEFIDHLMTYIDPKQIRPLKLVVNAGNGAAGHVIDAIEQRFQTLNVPVQFIKIHHEADGTFPNGIPNPLLIENRDSTRNAVLEHKADMGIAWDGDFDRCFLFDEKGQFIEGYYIVGLLAQAFLIKQPGEKIVHDPRLVWNTLDIVEQYKGKTVQSKSGHAFIKQVMREHNAIYGGEMSAHHYFRDFAYCDSGMIPWLLTIALLSETQQSLSTLVETMIDRFPCSGEINFKVANTQSTIQRIFDHYAAQNPAIDRTDGVSLDFGDWRVNVRASNTEPLLRLNIESKAAKTARPMSHYVDELTALIQG, translated from the coding sequence ATGACCACACTGACTTGCTTTAAAGCCTATGATATTCGCGGCAAACTCGGCACAGAACTGAATGAAGAAATTGCCTATAAAATTGGCCGTGCGTATGGACAGATCTACCAGCCCAAAACAGTGGTCATCGGCTGTGATATCCGACTCAGCAGTGAAGCGTTGAAACAGGCTACCATCAAAGGTCTGAATGATGCGGGTGTTGATGTGCTCGACCTTGGCATGACCGGTACAGAAGAAGTTTATTTCGGGGCGTTCCATCTGGATGTACAAGGGGGCATTGAAGTCACTGCCAGTCATAATCCAATGGACTACAACGGCATGAAACTGGTGCGTGAAAATGCCCGTCCGATCAGTGCTGATACCGGTTTAAAAGAAATCCAAGCCTTGGCTGAGTCAGGTGAATTCGTTGAAGTGCGACAAAAAGGCAGCTGTAAACCCTACAATATTCTGCCGGAATTCATCGATCATCTCATGACCTACATTGATCCAAAGCAAATCCGCCCGCTCAAACTGGTGGTGAATGCGGGTAATGGTGCAGCAGGTCATGTCATTGATGCGATTGAGCAACGATTCCAGACCCTGAATGTACCTGTGCAATTTATCAAAATCCATCATGAAGCAGATGGCACCTTCCCTAATGGCATTCCTAATCCGTTGCTGATCGAAAACCGTGACAGTACCCGTAATGCCGTTCTGGAGCACAAAGCCGATATGGGAATTGCCTGGGATGGTGATTTTGACCGCTGCTTCCTGTTTGATGAAAAAGGCCAGTTTATTGAAGGCTACTATATTGTCGGCTTACTGGCACAGGCCTTCCTGATTAAGCAGCCGGGCGAGAAAATCGTGCATGACCCGCGTTTAGTCTGGAATACACTGGATATCGTCGAGCAATACAAAGGCAAAACCGTGCAATCCAAATCCGGTCATGCTTTTATCAAGCAGGTCATGCGTGAACACAATGCGATCTATGGGGGTGAAATGAGTGCCCACCATTATTTCCGTGATTTTGCTTATTGTGACAGCGGTATGATTCCTTGGTTACTGACCATTGCCCTGCTCTCGGAAACCCAGCAGTCCTTGTCGACCTTAGTCGAGACTATGATTGACCGTTTCCCATGTTCGGGTGAAATCAACTTTAAAGTGGCTAATACGCAAAGCACCATTCAACGGATCTTTGATCACTATGCTGCACAGAATCCAGCCATCGACCGTACTGATGGAGTGAGCCTCGACTTTGGTGACTGGCGTGTGAATGTCCGTGCATCTAACACTGAACCGTTATTACGTCTCAATATCGAGAGTAAGGCAGCTAAAACAGCCCGTCCGATGAGCCATTATGTCGATGAATTGACTGCATTGATTCAAGGCTAA